Part of the Zingiber officinale cultivar Zhangliang chromosome 8A, Zo_v1.1, whole genome shotgun sequence genome, taaggaaatattttgattgaaggggagccttggcgcaacggtaaagttgttgccatgtgaccaaaaggtcacgggttcgaatcctggaaacagcctcttgcaaaaagcagggtaaggctgcgtacaatggatccttccccgggacctcgcatggtgggagcttcgtgcactgggctgcccctttaaggaaatattttgattgatgaaaatagggtaatgactcattgaaggggaggtacatgagaatgagttgttacccaatttcaaggattcattcccttatttgcattcctattcctataatccaaacattaataatgacaatcaatgattctcattctcattctcacTTCAATGCCCCTAAACTAAACACCCCCTCAATATTTAGCAGGGGTAAAATCGAGATTTTGAATAATTAGTGGTGCCTTTTAAGAACCTTGAAGGCCGCTGACGCTATAAATTATAACCACATCTACCAACGCCTTGGACGAAATTTCGTTTAATTCTTCAGCCTTCGCCTCCGCCGCCATAAACCCTAACTTTGACCACTTTGTCCCTGATCCGTAGTCCACCTGATCCTGTTCTTCCGGCGATGGCATTGACGGCGCGGTTGCGGGAGCTGATGAAGAAGTACGGCACGGTGGCGCTCGGCGTCCACTTTTCCGTCTCTGCCGCCTCCATCACCGGCTTCTACGTCGCCATCAAAAACAACGTAGACGTCAATTCCATGTTCGAGAAGGTTGGCCTTTCGTCCGGCGTCCCTGATAAGGAGCCCTCTGCTTCATCTCCCTCCTCTGGCGGCGGCGACGGCGGCTGGGGCAACGAAGTCGTCTTAGACGGCCATGAATCTCCGCCGCCGAGGGAGGAACAGAAGAAGAGGAGTAGGACAGCGGAGCTGGCGGCTTCCTCTGGCGGTGCTTTTGCTCTCGCGATACTCTGCAACAAGGCCCTGCTTCCGATCAGAGTACCTATAACAATTGCTCTCACGCCGCCAGTAGCAAGGTTCTTGGCTCGGAGGAATCTCATCAAGAAGCATGTATGATCATTCTGTCAGAATCTTGATTAATTTACTGTCACCATGTGCTTTCCTTCTGCTGCTTAGTTGGAAATACTTTTGGCATATGGAACTACCGAATTACTAAGAACTTTCTTGAGACGCTCCTAAACATAAATTTGTTCTTCCCTGATTAAAGGAATGGAAAGTTTACATCTTGTGGTGTATGTTTGTTGATTATGAATATCTTTAGCTGTGATGAATTTTGAATCTAAGACTCCTCATCTTGTCTACTCTCTTCTTGTCTATATGAGGATTTAATTGTTTGCTTTCGATCCAGTTGCAATATTCAGTGTGTATTTACTAAAATTTTGGAGAATTATAGAAACAATAATGATTGTAAGGTCATTACTATGATTTATGATtacaatcttaactttgaatgaTCCTTTGTTGTATCGGTGGAGTTATGATATTTTTTGTTCACTAGATGCAAGCTTTCTGATAGAAATTACTAAGATGTATATCGTAAAATGTACTAATCAGCACATTTGTTTTACACTTCCACATAAAAGAATATGGCAAACATAGTTCGAAGTGCTTACATGTGACGTGCGATAGTATTTTACAATGTATGCAATTAAccaacataaaattaaaattaaagtatttACAATTTGCAAAATGATTACTTTAGTCGACACTTGTAAGATACAGGCCACAGAATTGGTAGCTTAGGATGTCTTATTCATTCATAAGACTTCATGATTCCATCTCAATGTTTAGATGAACAATTTGTGGTAGAATGAATCATTCTAAGAAAGCATTGCATTCCACTCATTTCATAGTTTAAGAGATGAAATGCTTCACTCTACCTTTATTAACTTATCATTTCATTATATTTGAAATCGAGATTAATAAGGTGTGGAATAGACAAGCTAGGTCATCAGCTTATCAACCAAACGGATTGGACAAGCTGAGCAAgcttagggatgtaaacgagccgaaccgagccgaacattattaagctcgagctcggctcgtttaagttatattcgggcttgaGCTCAGCTCGAGCTCGAATTGAACTTTTATCACgaggctcaagctcggctcgttttGGAATTACTAAGCTTGCGAAtaattcgagctcggctcgttattagctcgattatcatagttaacgagctTAACTaattaagcgagctcgggctcattttcgggctcgttttagagctcgtttttttgactcgttttaaggctcgttttgcAGACTTGTTAAGTGATCTCGAAAACTCATTTGAATACATATTCAACAAATCtaacaactaaaataatataaactcaacACATCATTGAACATCCCAAACTACTGCATTAAACTTCCAAACTTAACATATCattgaacatgttcgcgagccctTTAATCGAGCCGAGGTCAAGCTCGAGTTcatgagcctataaacgaacatgttttcGAGTCCTTTAAACGAGCCGAACTCGAGTCCTTtaaacgagctgagctcgagccctttaaacgagccgagcccGAGCCCGAGttcgcgagcctataaacaaacatgttcgcaagctcacgagccgaatatccttaagttcgagctcggctcgataaaattgTCGAGCTTGAActtggctcgataagataaacgaacgaactcaaacgagcttttaaccgaatcgagctccgaatagttCGCGaatcgtttggttcatttacatccctaagcAAGCTACACCAACTAAGGGTATTGGGAAAGCTTGGTGAACTAGATGGTACAAATGAATCAAGTGGAGAAGAAGGGCCAAACAGGCAGGGTGAATTAGGGTAAATCAAGGGTGACTTAGATTGATTGAGTGGATGACCAAACCTAATGGAGCGAACAAATCAAATAAACTACGTGGATTAGTTAAATTTGTTAAACATGTTAGTATGCTAGAGACATTGAGTGCGTCAACTTGACTAGTTAAACTAAATATAGAATAAATCATTCAACGTGCCATATTACTCCATCAATtcaaccaaacaaaagaatgaaatgaagcattCTGGTTCATTCCATTCTTATTTCATTTCCACTCCATCCATTCTTTTTTattaaacataatcttaattaGCATTTTAACTCAATTTAGTTTAATACAAAACTGATTCAAATGAACTTACCATATGCAACCTCCATGTCTTCCCCTCCCAAATCCATTAGATGTTAATGTCACCATGAAGCTATAGATAATGCCCAAACAATAATGCTGGAAGGATGAATTTCTTCTTATTTTCTGCATTTAATATACATTTTGATATTCCCTGTCTGTTTCTAGGTTTGATACTTCATATGTCTGTTCCCGGTGACTAGGAGCCCAGTTTGTTCTTGATGAGAAGTTCTTTGCAGTATGTTCGCTGATTCGATTGTGCGCTTCGCGTCCATGCAGTATTTTGGATCAAGCTTTATCAGATAACTAATAGACAAGGAAGTCAGTATTCTTCAGTAAGCACATGTACTTTGCCACAACAATAGGTGGAACTCCTAGTTTTTCTGCCAAGTGCATAACTTGGTCTCCTTATACTGTCTGAATTTTTGTTGTAGGAGAAACAATAAATTTGGTCTCCATGTTAACTGACCAGTGCATAATTTGGTTCCATGCTGCTTCAGATCTttcttttttagaatttttattgaTAATCTGTATAGTGGGGCTTTCTCGAACTGTTTGTTTCCATATCATTCTCTCGTTCACAGCTTCTTCTGTGTATCAGATCTCTATGGCATTCAAAGAGCACACGTAAATCTACCGAGTTCATCAGATCGAAAAGAAAAATTCTcattaaaatataaaaactaaaacaataaaaCATTCAAATGGTTGTTTTCATTGTTTTTGTGATTTGGTAGTATTTGCATCAGTAGCACAACGATCAGCAGAATAAGCTTGAACAAGTATTAGATTGCTTTATGTTTCTAGTTACAACAGCAATTAAGCAAAAGATAGGGCAATTATTTTGCCCGTAAAGTCACAAACCCTATTTGATGTATGTAACCAATTTGTACAAAAGCCACATCGAATAGAACCCAAACTCCCTCATTAGTTGTTGCTatttttagtattattattattattattacggGCGACCCGGACGCGGTTTCTCCTCTCCTCCACCGCCGCCGATGGGTCTCGTGGCGGCGTACAGGTCGGCCATCAGACGGTGCCGCTTCGTCCTCCGCCACGGCCCCATCTCCTCCTCGTCCTCCTCCTCGTTTCCGACGAGGACGGCCTCGGGCGGCGGCTGCATGTTGACGGACCAACGAGAAGAGGAGGAGGCTGAGGAGGAGACTGAGGAGGTGGCTTCGGCGCTGCTCTCGCTGAGGTGCACCAGAAGCTCCGCCGCCGCCAGATCGGCCGCCGTGAAGAGATCTCCGCGGATCCGCGTGCGCACCGCCGCCGGAGGCGGCGGGAGCGGGAGCTGGAATCCGCCGGTTAGCGTTCTTCCCATCTCTCTTTCGTTGGCTCTCTCCTCTCTCGCGCGGTGGCGTTCCCTCGCTTTCGCTTCGCTTTCTTTTCGTGCGGGCgtagtttttttttcccttctttcttgctttttttaagaaattttattgCGCCCCTCAATTTTCATCGCAATTTTCTATTTAGGAAAATACCAGCTCACACTTTAATACGATCAAATATTAAAGCTTTGTTGTACTAGATAAATATCCCTGTTATTTATCCCTTTCTAAAAACATATAGGGATAAATATCAAATTTGCCtactatttaaaattttactatctTATTGTTTTCGCTACAGGATGTTACGATTTTATCTTGATCAAATTTGactattatttaaaatattactatttaattaaaatctaaaattaagttatgttatttttttttttgatttcacatcgaaataatttttaataattttatctttttattCTTCTCAAACTACATAAGTGTAACTTAACTTTTACTATTTGTATCACTTCTTCTCCTCTCTCCttctttaattttaattataattttttactttttatcctttttatatCACAACGTATTAATCTATCTGGCTCTTCTGCATATCAATACAGCTACATTAATTCATCTATATCTTATTGATTCTTCGAAAAAAATCACAGTCGCATCTATTCATTTCTATATCTTATCGGTTATTTCATCGATTTTTCAAATCATATAAGACATTCTCATTACATAATTTAATGTATGATTAATAACAtaatttttactttatttttggattaagatttttataaaataaattatattagcattaataatattgtttaattacttgatagtaaatatttattttatataatttatatgtaTTCATGCAATGCGTGTGCacgatgatatatatatatatatatatatatatatatattgtaggaCTGTTGGGCCGTCTAGAAGGAGGGGGgttgaattgccctacaaaaatcaaaacgcaaacactcttctcgaactcttaaactaacacttgtaaaataagagaaataaataaaagcagaaaagtaaaaggcacaccgagatttacttggttacaaccgggaaggttgttaatccaagaaagcgtagcactagtatctccttcaggcggagaagccttttacagcaatgaagcgcacaatagaagcttaaaacagaaaagcgtacaagtgtagaaagaatgcttgagttctcaaTTGATTgacagcttctggaccaaggctatatttatagtcttggtcggggcgcctggaagggttccgggcgccctggggggataaaactttatcccccaacgttcagacgcgttctggtcaaacttcacgttccgggcgccccggagcaaaaagtcaactctggttgacttttacgTCCGAGACCTCTGCTCTgttttagtcccgcctcggtccgggtcttccgctccgaatctgcttacttgggtgatctctgccatccggaaaagggctcacccgaacccaacttccggtcttctcaagcgggcttccctccggcttctcgtccctcggaattgccgcgtgtttccttctcgtccgctagcgtactcatccgcagtcttcgtccctcggtcgtcgaccttctcgctagctgcgtctcttgctccccgagcaatcttccgctccggctttcgtccctcggaaccaccgcgcacttctttctcgtccgccggtgtactcttccgcagcacctcgtccctcggactgccgtccttctcgctagctgcgtcttccgctcgactacctgtgttcctaagctcctgcacacttagacacaaggttagaaacaacgtaggacctaacttaacttgttgatcacgccAAAAcaacctcggggttccaacaatctcccccttttcgatgtgatcaacccaagttaagctagggtcaaaactagacataaaattaaaacaagttattgcaataatgtgcaacaaaattaaatttcaaaaattttcaatttttaatttctacctcccctaagacttatactaattcttctccccctttgatcacaaaaaaatgggatttaaaaagaattaagggttaaagacttagagtaaaaaaaatttcttaaagactttaagcagaaattttcaatttcaaaatggtcttttaacttaaacaaaattgtcttatgaaaatttttctaaattaacaaaaaatgagaatttttctaagtaacttaagcagaaaatttttctaagtgaaaatttgactttggcaaaaagtatttttctaagtataaaaatgttttttttaaactttgaaagcattaattaattctaattttaatgctttgacagaaagttaattaaacatttatttcaatattttggcttccaggtcgtggcgatgcactaggtcttcttggttattggagtaacaaccacttccttagacaaaacctcatagagaaatttattgtttaattttctcactgaaaagcgctaattttaattttaattttaaaacttagactaagcaagatttaggaacccaataaaggttccagcctactggattgattaaaaatttcttagggacatattttctagagatattcttaatttgtcccgggtgatatctataataccaatttaaatttttaaattttctagaattagatgaacatgcatggtttttcaaattatctacttgaattttcaaatcattattttcaattttcaatttttcattttccaattttgatttatctaattcttctagagggcagaatttaactaagattatttttaaatttttttttctttttctaatttacagcagtctttagttaataacttaacaaatttataaagtttatcgggaggaagtcaacgtacctgacttaccttgtcgagttcgttttccgtgtctccccctgaactactgctttcctctgacgaagctcccccttcatcgatgctctcgatgctcatttcggaagagcttgactcgcagtcgtcgtcttgataacttgccattagagcaagtccggagaatgcctcgacttctgaCTCCGAcaacgtatcatcccacgtcgcctttagggcttttcgcttttggataggcttcttacccttttccttgttcttgttcttcagcttggggcaattgtccttgacgtgcccttcttcgtcgcagtggtagcagcggatcgtccttttcttcttcccctgtggatggttagtagatctggatttacaaagcttcttgaatcttcttaccaccattaccatttcctcgtcatcgagagaggattccgactctggttcgtctctcgaagctttgagggcgacgttattcttgggctccttcattcctgcacatcttgactcatgcacttcaaaagtagaaaaaatttcttctaacgagatcttttctaaatctttagaaatataaaaggcatctactagtgatgcccattttgaatttctaggaaatgaatttagtgcgtaccttagcgaatctcggttacttaccgtttctccgagattcgatagtccggtgatgatctctttgattctcgagtgcaagTCTTGTTGTCTCATCTTCCCAAGTTGCAGTGGTGAGTGATTCAAGCAGATCTCTTCGCGAGCTTGGCGAAGTCCCTTGCActcgaggaacttttcccaaagttcctttgcagagtgGTATTGTCCGAttttgttgacttcttgaggtggaagagcgcttagcagatggtattctgctcgtTCGCCACGTATTCAACCTGCTcctttttgtccattgacatttttccttaccttacggagctacaaaaccggattccattgttaaagttaattcaaagtcGGTGGTAAAAATACCATCAGATTCTTCCACGTAGCgaaatctcctccatatttcaGCGGTGGATGCTTGTccgaccattatctttgcttcgattggcggttagtcctctgaagcgtcttggctcgataccacttgtaggaccgttgggcggctagaagggggttgaattggcaaaatcaaaacgcaaacacccttctcgaacttttaaactaacacttgtaaaagagaaataaataaaagcagaaaagtaaaaggcacaccgagatttacttggttacaaccgggaaggttgttaatccaagaaagcgtagcactagtatctcctttaggcggagaagccttttacagcaatgaagcgcacaataaaagcttaaaacagaaaagcgtacaagtgtagaaagaatgcttgagttctcagttgattgacagcttctggaccaaggctatatttatagtcttggtcggggcgcctggaagggttccgggcgccctgggggggataaaactttatcccccaacgtccagaacgcgaaagacgcgttctggtcaaacttcacgttcctcggaattgccgcgtgtttccttctcgtccgccagcgtactcatccgcagtcttcgtccctcggtcgtcgaccttctcgctagctgcgtctcttgcttcccgagcaatcttccgctccggctttcgtccctcggaaccaccgcgcgcttccttctcgtccgccggtatactcttccgcagcacctcgtccctcgaactgccgtccttctcgctagttgcgtcttccgctcgactacctgtgttcctaagctcctgcacacttagacacaaggttagaaataacgcaggacctaacttaacttgttgatcacaccaaaacaaccttggggttccaacatatatATATAGTGGATGACCTTGGTAAAAAGACATAAATGATAGTCAAGATAATGtggtagtcaaaagtcaagaggaggtGACGGTCAAGGTTAAAGACTATGCGTCAAGTTAGTCCATTACTCTAATCCTGGTCGGCTTCATGTTGGTCGGACTTCCAAGATTCAGTCCTCTCACTTCTCATGTGCAAGATTCCTAATCTAATCCCGATTGGCTCTATGCCAGTCGAACTTTCAGGGCTCAATCTCCTCACTTATCATGGGTAAGGCTCCTAATCTAATCCCGCCCGACTCTATGTTGATCGAACTTCTAAAGCTCAATCCCCTCACTTTTGGGCAAAGCTCCTAATCTAATCCTAGCTGGCTTTATGTTGTCGAACTTCCAGGGCTCAATCCTCTCACTTCTCATAGGCAAGACTCCTAATATAATCCCGGTCGGACTTCTAGGGCTCAGTCTCACTTCTCCTAGGTACCATCCCAATCTTACTCCCGATCGGCTTTTTAGCCGATCGAACTCCTAAGGGGACAATGCTGTcagtgatgttagagtgtatactagaagtctagcttttgtaaatatttattttgaaataaagaatcatattggtcaaaaatgtctacatttatatgctaattgtagttgttcaattaatttatattgtagataacatggtgtgtggtgtcacacagaagatcatgttataagttctttataaattataaacagtagctcacgactaagatggatatgaacaaaccattgaatagtcatagtgtaatttggtattagtttatcttaactataaaattacactagtacactctgagtgtattgagcaagaccatttaaggtaagttctttttgtgctgacttaataaaagaacaagacctccccctcggacattggctcctatagtgtccccttcgcttacattggaagcacaccacgtgctccttacccttgcgtatcgggactccggctttcttgacctttggcgccggtggagtcttcctaatcctccttggacatttactcttgtaatgcccaaattccctacactcaaaacacattatatgtaatttacttgaaagtaaattgcttgagttacctagggttgaggatggttgtatgctttctttttcatcctttccggaggtagaggcttcttcttcttgctccaatcttgaagaagaactctcctcctcctcttccttagatgttgagtagccctcaacttctaattcctttcttccatgatgtgagctacttagctcacttgactcctcttcatgatttgaagtggagctctcctcatggaacttaaccaagttgttccataattccttggcattgttgtatccacctatcttgcacaacatatcattaggtaatgaaaattcaagaattttcgttacctcatcattgatcgtggattggtggatttattccttcgtccacttcttcttctcgagaggttctcccttcttatccaccggaggagaaaaacctacttgtacacaattccaattcactaggttagtcataagaaaatacttcattcttaccttccaatacgcgaagtcgtcgcgatcgtagaagggtggaatcgtgatgtcttctccaagtagatccattctctagcttgtgctcccccgggtgttaatccgacgaagagcaaccttgctctgataccacttgttaggatcgacggtcgcggctagagagggggggtgtgaatagccgaccccaaattcttgtTTCTTTCTATAAATCAAATTAGCGCAGCGAAAAAAAattaacaacagaaacgtaaatggagaaatcaaacctcaagcacgatgatgtaacgaggttcggagatgatactcctactcctcggcgtgtccgtaaggtggacgaagcctatcaatccgtcggtggatgagaccccggataaccggctaatatgaactccttctgggtggagaaacctcgccacaatctcttttgcaacaacaataaaggagtacaagaaataaagcaagaaacaatggataatatgaatgtaaatacactctacaaAGTtggcttgccttcttctcgtcgactggagtccgttgatgaagcagcaacttcacggatgatgccaacagcagctgatcaaccagtcgagggaagctcacacgaagcttcagcaaaactcaaattgcagtaaggaggaagagcaagaagaagtactgtagaggccctcgacctcgatatataacctgcgaagaagaagacacataaactagccgttgtgtcgcaacggctagggcctggaccgatcaggcacactcttgatcggtccaggagtgttctgatcggtcttgggaccgatcaggccttaggctgatcggtccccagaccgatcagccaactctctgtgagagttggcctcgtctctgatcggtctgtggaccgatcaggactcaggtggatcggtccacagaccgatcccccctctttcttctcccgatcttcttcgcttttgatcggtcaccagaccgatcaggtaattcacagaaacacactgtttggttactgatcggtcaccagaccgatcagtcaaccagcgtatcactggatcggtcaccagaccgatccaggtttagagctcccagccctaaaccctacctagtccggagaacgagctaccgagccctctccgacttcgtccgatccagagaacgagctaccgagccctttctgacctagtccggagaacgagctaccgagccctctccgactccatccggtccagagaacgagctaccgagccctctctgacctagtccggagaacgagctaccgagccctctccgacttccacgtccggtccagagaacgagctaccgagccctctctgacctagtccggagaacgagctactgagccctctccgacttcatccggtccagagaacgagctaccgagccctctctgacctagtccggagaacgagctaccgagccctctccaactctgtctggtccagagaacgagctcctgagccctctctgacctagtccggagaacgagctgccgagccctctccgacttcgcatgccaagcttccatacttggacttttcccgtgccaagctccttgcttggacttttccgtgccaagtctccatacttggactttactcgtgccaagctccctgcttggacttttcaccagatgtctggtcaaccttgacctatctggatttcccttgcctgacttcactcaccaggactttccaactgcctagcttcactcaccaggactttcacctggcttcactcactaggatttcccgaatcaggtcgactcacctcgggtcaaccttgaccaaagattacacccacaatctcccaagtttgtattctgtcaaacatcagaatacaatttttttactctcgtcaaacatcagaatagagcttttatattctcgtcaaatatcaaaatacaactcgagtcaggtcaactcgagtcaggtcaaccaggtcaaccttgacctaaggttgcaccaacaactgtgtcctagtaatttaggttgataatgtccccaagaggagctcataaggattgtcatgttaaactctgcagatggacttagttcgacatgataataaggttgagtggtactactcttggactaagatattaattaaagagagttgttagtaacttatttaattagtgggcatttgacatcttaaatacagggagactaacatactcataataagaaggagcccaaaatgtaacttgggattgatgcggtagttcaataataattctttagtgatatgaattattattgatgaaattaaattgggtgttcggggcgaacacgggaagcttaattttatcggaagaccaaaactaattcctcctctcggtccctatcgtaacctcttgtatatagaaaattatacccaccgcatacccacctcctacccacccttaggtgtcCGGCcgagcaagcttggagtccaagcttgggccggcaaAGCCAAGGGTTGAGTCAAGTTGAGAGGGCCGACCAtaacttggagtccaagcttgttgTGGTCGGCTCTAATTaatataaaaggattttattttaatcttttcttatgtggatatcatggttttaaaagagagagtttaaaatttaaatctttctttttatagttttctacaaaagattaagtgaaagatttgatatatttccttatttgttgttaaaaggaagattttattttttgataaaactttcctttttgtaactatgttcatgatttaaaagagaattttaaaattaaatatttccttttataagtttctacaaaagattaagaaaatatttgatatctttccttatttgtagattaaaaggaagattttatgtcacgccccca contains:
- the LOC122008965 gene encoding uncharacterized protein LOC122008965, whose product is MALTARLRELMKKYGTVALGVHFSVSAASITGFYVAIKNNVDVNSMFEKVGLSSGVPDKEPSASSPSSGGGDGGWGNEVVLDGHESPPPREEQKKRSRTAELAASSGGAFALAILCNKALLPIRVPITIALTPPVARFLARRNLIKKHV